In Nicotiana tabacum cultivar K326 chromosome 21, ASM71507v2, whole genome shotgun sequence, one DNA window encodes the following:
- the LOC107762240 gene encoding TPR repeat-containing thioredoxin TTL1 has translation MSEMGLNGLTDRLKNSLSCNEFNNDGTEINKPDFRELDLSSPVSTRPKSNGLTTSTSSSSSSSGSMSGQNGSYPNPNRFNTNHSGELSGSVDSSRRFKPGHTRSRSDSQPLIYSGRSSVNSPALNSLPTGNICPSGKILKTVIPSKSSKTDVFGSRTGNYGIGSIIRGGGVDISGAANAVKEKTYSQFTSNPEELKRIGNVNYKKGNFAEALNYYDKAIAISPGNSAYHCNRAAALMGLKRVAEAVKECEEAIRLDPSYFRAHQRLGSLLLSLGQVENARDHMCFQGHQPDQADLQKLQAVEKHIGKCTDARRVSDWWSTLREADAAIASGADASPQLFACRAEALLKLHRLEDAELSLSNARKSESSTVGSQSKNFGMLSEAYILFVQSQMELALGRFENALTTIERAGQIDPRSIEVSVLFNNMRLVGRARARGNDLFKSERYTEACAAYGEGLRLDSSNAVLYCNRAACWYKLRQWEKSVDDCDQALHIQANYTKALLRRAASNTKLERWAEAVRDYEVLRKELPQDNEVAESLFLAQVALKKSRGEDVYDIKFGKEVELVSGLEQFQTAISSPGASVVHFEAASNLKCKQISPVFHTLCTKYPSMNFLKVDVDESPAIATAENVRILPTFKIYKQGSCIKEVVSPSPEVLESLVRHYTI, from the exons ATGTCAGAAATGGGTCTTAATGGTCTAACTGATCGGTTGAAAAACTCACTGAGCTGCAATGAATTTAACAACGACGGCACCGAAATTAACAAGCCCGATTTCAGGGAACTGGATCTGAGTTCACCTGTTTCAACCCGCCCCAAATCGAATGGACTCACCACTTCAACAAGCAGCAGCTCCAGCTCATCCGGATCAATGTCGGGTCAGAATGGTTCCTACCCGAATCCTAACAGGTTCAATACGAATCACTCCGGTGAACTTTCCGGTTCAGTAGACAGCTCACGTCGGTTCAAACCAGGCCATACCAGGTCCCGGTCCGATTCTCAACCGCTAATCTACTCCGGTAGAAGCTCTGTAAATTCCCCTGCTTTAAATTCACTTCCCACAGGCAATATTTGCCCTTCaggtaaaattttaaaaacagtCATTCCTAGTAAATCTTCAAAGACTGACGTTTTTGGGTCAAGGACCGGAAATTATGGCATTGGCAGCATAATTCGGGGCGGTGGGGTTGATATTAGCGGTGCTGCCAATGCCGTAAAAGAAAAAACTTACTCGCAGTTTACATCAAATCCAGAAGAGTTGAAGAGAATAGGGAATGTGAATTATAAGAAGGGTAATTTTGCCGAGGCTTTGAATTATTATGATAAAGCTATAGCGATTTCGCCTGGAAATTCTGCATACCATTGTAATCGGGCAGCTGCATTGATGGGTCTTAAACGGGTGGCGGAGGCTGTAAAGGAATGTGAGGAAGCTATTAGATTGGATCCGTCATATTTTAGGGCGCATCAACGGCTAGGATCTTTGCTACTTAG TTTAGGACAGGTTGAAAATGCCAGAGATCATATGTGCTTCCAAGGGCATCAGCCAGATCAGGCCGATTTACAGAAGTTGCAAGCAGTGGAGAAACATATTGGAAAATGCACTGATGCCCGTAGGGTTAGTGATTGGTGGAGTACATTGAGAGAAGCTGATGCAGCAATTGCTTCTGGAGCTGATGCATCTCCTCAG CTATTTGCATGTAGAGCGGAAGCTCTTTTGAAGCTACACCGATTAGAGGATGCTGAATTGAGCCTATCAAATGCTCGCAAGTCTGAATCATCTACTGTGGGATCCCAGTCAAAAAATTTTGGGATGCTCTCTGAAGCATACATACTATTTGTTCAGTCTCAAATGGAGCTGGCTCTGGGAAG GTTTGAAAATGCACTTACCACCATTGAGAGAGCTGGACAGATTGATCCTCGAAGTATTGAAGTTTCAGTTTTATTCAACAATATGAGGTTGGTGGGACGAGCTCGTGCACGTGGCAACGATCTATTTAAATCTGAGAGATACACTGAAGCTTGTGCGGCTTATGGGGAAGGTCTCAGGCTAGATTCTTCAAATGCAGTTCTATACTGCAATAGAGCAGCCTGCTGGTACAAACTCAGGCAGTGGGAAAAATCAGTGGATGATTGCGATCAAGCTCTCCATATTCAGGCAAATTATACTAAAGCCCTTCTTCGAAGAGCTGCCTCAAACACCAAG CTAGAAAGATGGGCTGAAGCTGTTAGAGATTATGAAGTTTTGAGGAAGGAACTTCCACAGGACAATGAAGTTGCTGAATCATTATTCCTAGCCCAAGTTGCCTTAAAGAAATCACGTGGAGAAGATGTTTACGATATTAAATTTGGTAAGGAGGTGGAGTTGGTTTCGGGTCTTGAGCAGTTTCAAACTGCAATCTCATCACCTG GTGCATCTGTAGTCCATTTTGAAGCAGCATCCAACCTAAAATGCAAGCAGATATCTCCAGTTTTTCACACATTATGCACTAAATATCCTTCCATGAACTTTCTCAAG GTGGATGTGGACGAGAGCCCGGCAATTGCTACTGCAGAGAATGTCAGAATCCTACCAACATTTAAGATTTACAAACAGGGCAGCTGCATAAAGGAGGTAGTTTCGCCAAGCCCAGAGGTGTTGGAGTCATTGGTGAGGCATTACACTATTTAA